GCAGAATGCATAAAAGGAGGAACAATGACGGCAGAAATTGAATATTATGTGATTTTTCCAAATGTTGATAACGGGCTTAAGCTTAACGAACTGTTGAAGGCTGAAAAAATTTCTGTCACAATAGCTCCGACACCTAGAGAAGCTACCAAGTGTTGCGGTATTTCTCTGCTTATCAAGAA
Above is a window of Sedimentibacter sp. MB35-C1 DNA encoding:
- a CDS encoding DUF3343 domain-containing protein, yielding MTAEIEYYVIFPNVDNGLKLNELLKAEKISVTIAPTPREATKCCGISLLIKNKNDIPTVKKIIEDNNVEILKIFETVNRRDPMRNKFC